ATGTAAGTTATTTGGAAGGTTGCACGGCTCCCATGCGCGATGAAAATCAATTGCACGCAGCCGTGGTAGAACTGGTGGCTATGGATAATGCCACCATCAAATATTCTACCGTTCAAAACTGGTACCCCGGCGATAAAGATGGCAAAGGCGGTATTTATAATTTTGTAACCAAACGCGGAAAATGTGCGGGTGTAAATTCTAAAATTTCGTGGACACAGGTTGAAACCGGATCGGCCATTACCTGGAAATACCCCAGCTGTGTTTTGGCTGGCGATAACTCGGTAGGCGAATTTTACTCGGTGGCCCTAGCCAACAATTGCCAGCAAGCCGATACCGGTACCAAGATGATTCATATTGGTAAAAACACAAAATCGACGATCGTGTCGAAAGGAATTTCCGCGGGAAAAGGGCAAAACACCTATCGCGGTTTAGTTAAAATTCAAAAAAGCGCCGAAGGCGCCCGCAATTACACACAGTGCGATTCATTACTCATGGGTGATAAATGCGGTGCCCACACGTTTCCGTATATTGATGTAAAAAACAAAAGCGCACAGGTAGAACACGAAGCCACAACAAGTAAAATTAGTGAAGACCAACTCTTTTACTGCACCAGCCGCGGCATTAGCCCGGATGATGCTGTTAATTTGATTGTGAATGGATTTTGCAAAGAAGTATTTAAAGAGCTCCCCATGGAATTTGCCGTGGAAGCACAAAAGTTATTAGGCGTATCACTTGAAGGAGCTGTTGGATAGTTTATGAAACCGATACTAGAAATTAAAAATTTAAAAGCAGGCATTGATAAAAAGGAAATTTTAAAAGGCTTAAGCTTAACTGTGAATCCAGGCGAAGTACATGCCATCATGGGCCCTAATGGCTCTGGTAAAAGTACCCTAGCCGGTGTTTTAGCAGGCAAACCCGACTACACCATCAAAAGTGGTACTGTGTTATACAAAGGCGAAGACTTAACTCTTTTATCCCCTGAGGAAAGAGCCTGGAAAGGTATCTTTTTAGGTTTTCAATATCCTGTAGAAATTCCCGGGGTTAATAATTTGTATTTTTTAAAAGCTGCTTTTAACGCCATCCGCAAAAACAAGGGCGAATCCGAAATGGATGCGATGGATTTTTTAAAATACGCCAAAGAGAAAATGAAAGTTGTGGAGTTAAACGAAAGCTTTCTCTCACGCCCTGTTAATCAAGGATTCTCCGGTGGCGAAAAGAAGAGAAATGAAATTTTTCAAATGGCGGTTTTAGACCCTACTCTTGCTATTTTGGACGAAACCGATTCGGGCTTAGATATCGATGCCCTTAAAGTTGTGGCTCAGGGTGTAAACAGCCTTAAAGCAGCTGATCGCGCCATTGTTCTCATCACGCATTATCAACGCCTGCTCGATTACATTGTGCCCGACTATGTGCATGTGCTCTCGGGCGGCCAAATTATTAAATCGGGAACCAAAGAACTGGCCTTAGAGCTAGAAGCCAAGGGGTACGGATGGCTTTAAGCATACAACCTAATAATGGCAAAGAGTATGCCTTGGAATTTTCCAAAGTAGAAGATGCGCCTGTGATTGTGACGCTTGAACCCACGAGCGACGAAAATTTTACCGCCGTTTTAACACTTAAAACCGCGCCCAACGCCTGCGGCACAGTACTTATTCATTATCCCCAAAACGAAAAATCATTTAATAATTTAAATCTGAATATTGCATTAGACCCCTCTTCTCATTTAACCGTGGGCTTAGTTCAAAATCAAAACGATACTTCGCAAGCTTCCTCCACCATTATTGCCGAACAAAATAGGAATTCGACATTAAATCTCTTTACTCTCTCGTTTGGTTCCAAAAAGCATAATCTGGATATTAACGCCAAACTCAAAGAAGAAGGCGCTGTGTGCCATTTAAGTGGCTTGTATTTGGGAAATGACGATAAAAGTTTAACCCACAATGTTAAAGTGGATCATTTAACCAGCCGCACCGAAAGCCATCTCTTTTTTAAGGGGATTATGGATGGCCATTCTAAGGGCGTTTTTACAGGACGTGCGGTCATTCACCCCAAAGCCGCCAAATGCGTAGCGCATCAAATTAATAAAAATCTCTTACTCTCAAAAGATGCGGCGATTAGCCCCAAACCCGATTTGGAAATTTATAATGACGATGTAGTAGCAAGTCACGGCGCTACAGTGGGACAGCTGGATAAAAATTCTTTGTTTTATCTGCGCTCGCGTGGCCTGGATGAGAAAACAGCCATCAATATTTTAACCTATGCGTTTGCTCACGATGTTTTGGATAAGATCGAAAATAAAGAACTGCGTGATACCACCCACAAGCTCTTAAACCAAAAACTGCCAATCGGCAGTATGCTGGAGGCCGGCAATGTTTAACGCCAGTGCCATAAAAAAAGATTTCCCCCAACTTTCCGTAAAAATGCGCGGCAAAGATCTGGTGTTTTTAGATAATGGTGCCAGCACGCAAAAACCCGCTTTTGTGATTGAGTCGGAGCGTAGTTTTTACGAAAAATCTTACGCTAATGTACACCGCGGCGTGTATGAATTAAGCGAAAAAGCTACCTTGATGTACGAAGGCGCCCGCAAAGTTGCAGCACAATTTATTAATGCAAAAAGCGAACGCGAAATTATTTTTACCCGTGGCACGACGGAATCCATCAATCTTGTAGCCAGCACTTTTCCCTTTCAAAAAGACGATGAAATTCTCATTACTGCCATCGAACATCACTCCAACATTGTTCCCTGGCAGATGGTGTGTGAAAAAACAGGCGCCAAACTTGTTGTAGCCCCCATGAATGACGCCGGTGAAATTCCGCTGGATAGTTTTAAAGCTAAACTGT
This bacterium DNA region includes the following protein-coding sequences:
- the sufD gene encoding Fe-S cluster assembly protein SufD, which produces MALSIQPNNGKEYALEFSKVEDAPVIVTLEPTSDENFTAVLTLKTAPNACGTVLIHYPQNEKSFNNLNLNIALDPSSHLTVGLVQNQNDTSQASSTIIAEQNRNSTLNLFTLSFGSKKHNLDINAKLKEEGAVCHLSGLYLGNDDKSLTHNVKVDHLTSRTESHLFFKGIMDGHSKGVFTGRAVIHPKAAKCVAHQINKNLLLSKDAAISPKPDLEIYNDDVVASHGATVGQLDKNSLFYLRSRGLDEKTAINILTYAFAHDVLDKIENKELRDTTHKLLNQKLPIGSMLEAGNV
- the sufB gene encoding Fe-S cluster assembly protein SufB, which produces GVKCPMELSTYFRINEANTGQFERTLIVADEGSYVSYLEGCTAPMRDENQLHAAVVELVAMDNATIKYSTVQNWYPGDKDGKGGIYNFVTKRGKCAGVNSKISWTQVETGSAITWKYPSCVLAGDNSVGEFYSVALANNCQQADTGTKMIHIGKNTKSTIVSKGISAGKGQNTYRGLVKIQKSAEGARNYTQCDSLLMGDKCGAHTFPYIDVKNKSAQVEHEATTSKISEDQLFYCTSRGISPDDAVNLIVNGFCKEVFKELPMEFAVEAQKLLGVSLEGAVG
- the sufC gene encoding Fe-S cluster assembly ATPase SufC, whose translation is MLEIKNLKAGIDKKEILKGLSLTVNPGEVHAIMGPNGSGKSTLAGVLAGKPDYTIKSGTVLYKGEDLTLLSPEERAWKGIFLGFQYPVEIPGVNNLYFLKAAFNAIRKNKGESEMDAMDFLKYAKEKMKVVELNESFLSRPVNQGFSGGEKKRNEIFQMAVLDPTLAILDETDSGLDIDALKVVAQGVNSLKAADRAIVLITHYQRLLDYIVPDYVHVLSGGQIIKSGTKELALELEAKGYGWL